GCCCAGACCGCTCGCGTACATAAGTACGCCACGCGCCCTGTGCGCACAGGAAAGCCACCCTTATGAAAGCACTTTGACATGCCTAAAAAGTGAGCGCACGGCGCGTAAGATTTTTAGAATGCGCTGGGAGAAAAGTTGGGTAGAGTGTTTCGCGTAGCCGACTTGTGTTTGCGGAAATCCGCGTACGCCACGCGCCCTGTGCCGTGCGCAAAGCCGCCCTTATACTGGCACTCTAACGCCCCTAAAATGAGCGCACGCACGAAGACGGGGCGTGAAAACGCCCCTCTAAGAGCGTTTCGCGAATGTCTCAGACTGCTCGCGTACGTTAGTACGCCACGCACCCTGAGCCACTTGCAAAGCCACTCTTATAGGGGCATTTTGACGCCCCTAAATAGTGAGCGCACGGCGCAGAAGATTTTTAAAGTGCGTTGGGATAAAAGTTTAGTTTATTGGTAAGCGGAAATTCCACGTTTTTGGATTTCCGCTTTTGCTTTTTTTATCCGCGCAAAGCGCGTCTATTTTTATTTGTTTTTTGCCGATAAGAAAATTTTCCCAGCGTAAGTAATTGGCGAAGCCAATACGAACTTATCCAGAAAAGGCGCGGTTATAGCCGCGCCGAGTTATCACAGAAAGGAACGAAGTTCCGACGACCGGCGCGGCTCGCGCCCGTGCAGGCTGTTAGCCTGCCCGAGCGGGGGGACAGGCGGGAGTTTTCGTGGTAGCGAAAACCGCCTTTTGGGGGCGGCAGCCCCCTCTGTTGGCGTTAAGGCTCCAGCCTTATTTGGGGCTTGCAATGTGGGGGAGAATGTAGTTTGATTGGGGTACGATGAAGAATTTAGGAGATAAATTGTTGCAGGCGAGGACAGCGATGGGGATATCGGTGCGTGACGCGGCCGACGCCACGAAACTCCGCGCGGACATCATAGAGAACATGGAGTCGGGCGAGTTCAACTATAAGCTTCCTGAGATATACAAACGCGGATTTTTGCGGATATACGCGGCGTTTTTGAAGCTCGACGCGGACGCGATTTTGGACGAATACGCAATGGCGTCGCGGGCGGCTGGCGGCGACGACAGGCGGCGCGTCAATATTTTGTCGCGCATGGCGACGGTGGCGTCAAACGTGTCGACATCGGCGCAGAAAGAGTTTGCGCCGCCGCCGTCGGAAACGGAGTCGCGCTTCGAATCTTTCGACAACGCGGAGGAGGAGAGGGAGTCCGACACGCCCGACAATTCGCAGAAGTTCGTCAAAATGGCGGTCGTTTTCGGCGCAGTCA
The Opitutia bacterium KCR 482 genome window above contains:
- a CDS encoding RodZ domain-containing protein; this translates as MKNLGDKLLQARTAMGISVRDAADATKLRADIIENMESGEFNYKLPEIYKRGFLRIYAAFLKLDADAILDEYAMASRAAGGDDRRRVNILSRMATVASNVSTSAQKEFAPPPSETESRFESFDNAEEERESDTPDNSQKFVKMAVVFGAVILAAVVIILAVSTFAKRAPEENPDISINGNIATQPVSSAANAAMNEVSAPELKLALTALADTYVLVYQDIKTNDGKHPEPLYTGAMQAGERREFTSGVPLMVKLTDAERIKMERNGATLDLKGAKGLRLFRIVSK